A genomic segment from Thermoplasmatales archaeon encodes:
- a CDS encoding radical SAM protein encodes MEIYCKSALTKTKLPGIDYSLNPYIGCSFSCLYCYVPYLFKMKRDEWKNVKAKINMPNLLREEIRKKEKGIVGISSSTDAYQPYERKYEIARKCIELLSKYGWKIDILTKSDLIMRDIDIIKKSDAKVGVTITTFNEEVIREWEPFAPSPYRRIEAIKKFSDEGIFTYIFFGPVFPFIREEEIEYCIEEFINAGAKEVIVDSLHIKQGMASEIEKIFPKIDLQRYGEIFEKAKKFAKGKIEVTKAW; translated from the coding sequence ATGGAAATATACTGTAAGAGTGCATTGACTAAAACAAAATTGCCAGGAATAGATTATTCATTGAATCCTTATATTGGCTGCTCCTTTTCCTGCTTATATTGCTATGTCCCTTATTTATTTAAGATGAAAAGGGATGAATGGAAAAATGTAAAGGCAAAGATAAATATGCCAAATTTACTGAGGGAGGAAATAAGGAAAAAGGAAAAGGGAATTGTCGGGATTTCTTCTTCAACAGATGCATATCAACCATATGAAAGAAAATATGAAATAGCGAGAAAATGCATTGAATTGCTTTCAAAATATGGATGGAAAATAGATATTCTTACTAAATCAGATTTGATAATGAGGGATATAGACATTATTAAAAAGAGTGATGCGAAAGTAGGAGTAACAATAACAACATTTAATGAAGAGGTGATAAGGGAATGGGAGCCATTTGCTCCCTCGCCCTATAGAAGAATTGAAGCAATTAAAAAATTTTCAGATGAAGGAATATTTACCTATATTTTTTTCGGGCCAGTTTTTCCATTTATAAGGGAGGAGGAAATTGAATACTGTATTGAAGAATTTATAAATGCGGGGGCAAAAGAAGTTATTGTTGATTCATTGCATATAAAGCAAGGAATGGCGAGTGAAATTGAAAAAATTTTTCCTAAAATAGATTTGCAGAGGTATGGAGAAATATTTGAAAAAGCAAAGAAGTTTGCAAAAGGAAAAATAGAAGTAACTAAGGCATGGTAA
- a CDS encoding NUDIX domain-containing protein has translation MKVVTGILLNKGKILLLKRGNRVRTYKGRWACISGYLEEDDPLRRVIKEIEEETGIKENDIRILRKGEPIKFYDEEEKIEWEVYPFIFETNRDEIKIDWEHVEYRWVGIDEIDKYDTVPKLKETIKKLLNQ, from the coding sequence ATGAAGGTTGTAACAGGTATTCTGCTTAATAAAGGAAAAATATTACTCCTTAAAAGAGGAAATAGAGTTAGAACATATAAGGGAAGATGGGCGTGCATTTCTGGCTATCTTGAAGAAGATGATCCATTGAGAAGAGTAATAAAAGAGATTGAAGAAGAAACTGGAATAAAGGAAAATGATATAAGAATTTTGAGGAAGGGGGAGCCAATAAAATTTTATGATGAGGAGGAGAAAATTGAATGGGAGGTTTATCCCTTTATATTTGAAACAAATAGGGATGAGATAAAAATTGACTGGGAGCATGTTGAATATAGATGGGTTGGAATAGATGAAATTGATAAATATGATACGGTTCCAAAATTAAAAGAAACAATTAAGAAACTTTTAAATCAATAA
- a CDS encoding ribbon-helix-helix protein, CopG family, protein MKKIRVSATLPYDLLEKFDEIYKEMGHKNRSNAISSAIHEYITSHEFLKEKGIVAGAIVFTYNHSNLTSEMLTEAQHKYNEVINAAMHIHLNKEQCLEIIAFRGKANKIKGLLKKISGIKGVISVNIVTSA, encoded by the coding sequence ATGAAAAAAATTAGGGTTAGTGCTACCCTCCCTTATGATTTATTAGAAAAATTTGATGAAATTTACAAAGAGATGGGCCACAAAAACAGGAGCAATGCAATCTCATCCGCGATCCATGAATATATTACTTCCCACGAATTTTTAAAGGAAAAAGGAATAGTTGCGGGGGCAATAGTATTTACTTATAACCATAGCAATTTAACAAGTGAGATGCTGACGGAAGCACAACATAAATACAATGAAGTAATAAATGCAGCAATGCATATTCATCTAAACAAAGAGCAATGTCTTGAGATTATTGCGTTTAGAGGCAAAGCAAATAAAATAAAAGGGTTGCTAAAAAAAATAAGTGGTATAAAAGGAGTTATATCAGTTAATATTGTTACCTCCGCATAA
- a CDS encoding thioredoxin family protein codes for MAIIGKSDRKYIKEKFEREMEGNVKIFYFTQDFECHFCKETGEILEELKSLSDKIEIEVHEFSKEKEIAEKYKVDKIPATLLFGKREYGIRFFGIPSGYEFSALIEDIISVSRGRSNLKEETKEELRKIDKRIHLQVFVTPTCPYCPSMTHLAHQMAIENENIIADMVEIAEFPHLAHKYNVMGVPKTVINEKIEIVGSVREEYLLGQIKKALSI; via the coding sequence ATGGCGATTATAGGTAAAAGTGATAGAAAATATATTAAGGAGAAGTTTGAAAGAGAAATGGAAGGAAATGTTAAAATTTTTTATTTTACCCAGGATTTTGAGTGCCATTTCTGCAAAGAAACTGGAGAAATTCTTGAAGAATTGAAATCTCTCAGTGATAAAATAGAAATTGAAGTACATGAATTCAGTAAAGAAAAGGAGATTGCTGAAAAATATAAAGTGGACAAAATACCCGCAACACTGCTGTTTGGAAAAAGGGAATATGGAATAAGGTTTTTTGGAATTCCTTCAGGATATGAATTCTCCGCCCTGATCGAAGATATAATATCTGTTTCAAGGGGAAGAAGTAATTTAAAAGAAGAAACAAAGGAAGAGTTGAGGAAAATAGATAAAAGAATTCACTTACAAGTATTTGTCACCCCTACATGTCCATATTGCCCCTCTATGACACATCTCGCTCACCAGATGGCAATAGAAAATGAAAATATTATTGCGGATATGGTAGAAATTGCTGAATTTCCTCATTTAGCCCATAAATACAATGTAATGGGTGTTCCAAAAACAGTCATAAATGAAAAAATTGAAATAGTTGGCTCTGTAAGGGAAGAATATTTATTGGGCCAAATAAAGAAAGCATTAAGTATTTAA
- a CDS encoding immune inhibitor A: MTEKKYRLVISVFVAIAMITTTIPMAITVPPPSDTQQAINEPIPPTPGYQGPHGQIVFEETFDADLGVFTVIDNSGDGTWQWDGTGAAMWADGGETDDEDDYLSTDIELPDIDTTCNALTLQFDYWGEGGVFEVLAGIDVLGTFTAATRATADIDLTSYEGTTITLAFHVYATETRTIYIDNVVIAQNPRTDIIINGIEGMEDGGRYNTFPKWIDVNVTNGGTEPITGADFHLQIYQEVPFEPIIYNCWDMEECFLLTWDVFSWDGDQATWYWTEKRSHSPTHSYHSQPDYLATYEAYSFDSLVLHDYFAIPTTIEVDGRTQPVTGAYLTFWHWCEGEFDGTNPIDYGVVRLETAAPPPASAIVGGPYYDTDGEWVQETIDISAWIGESFKINFTWRSDGYLNFEGWYIDDICIELRVGSAQPLIFQGYEYVDFEAGETKTFGFPIQWTIPQPGTYYIEVYTDYEDCNPLGNRINWTIWFGDVCDGEITNIEVPPLVRMPNDPCGEELNWVIVPINVTVHNNGTLVEDIPVEVTARHKITEKLWWDDVESGDLGYRYVTWGSSISMWNIVGADFYSPFHSWHFGDSPTTYPAGVNGGFAVVPYDTIDWIDLKNYPDADIVIKAKWDFVAPDRAVPVLINGNTWYFFIGRSMHLTGNSGGWQEVRFSDLLEGYVTYYGLNNIFELPELYGFTDFKGFAIGVCGPGLAPTVGGGAGLYIDDILVYKSYAGEVVWSDTLVAEDLEPCQSKVLYFEWNTTEYCDYIITATVKLDCDMDPTNDEMGAPTRIYKQIYEGDDFEKWEQEDNTYGLPDHWHIVEECSICPDDHIWWNGDEATGIYVNGVDEILVINRTFDFTGVTTATLSFETYYYIEAGYDYGYVEVSNDCGMTWFRIESYTGNTGGVWVTETLTLEEGVTILYSEYTDLYFTMPTGFFTDKMHFRFRFVSDELTAEKGWFIDDVMVVADGDTLFFDDMEDAAFSADAWYHMAWYAGCHWHEEDTFGAPYPNPPVAFWNGEPRNVIGEGTLYTFGNYPPVGSAISFGAWTYTKVSPGLGSWNYWYGVWGERTYWAQASAGEWQEMWRNYTVDFSSVPVGATITFYLDAIAYPSTATYWLEARSGTTTMLYPIPGDDSGDLQLFTFDLSPFAGMSNVRLAFHVNHTTVTGQEEFTLWDGWIVGQGPIWPYGRYYNKVDEKLILYFDLTHAYEAFLEWDQMYSFADPYPYDYGLVEIWTGKEWKALFIVQGSSGGGWGHMKLDISEYVGGDELTKIRFRFISDEANTDIGWLIDNVTIQGKIDYKKPKASISLSPAAPNGCNDWYKTGVTVTITATDNVKVAKIWYRIDGGSWKVYTAPFTVDVDGSHTVDYYAEDIVGNTSPVGTVSFKIDKTAPTVTITAPQAGYIYLMGRQLFKNPLGGTVIIGGIYFEATATDAMSGVDYVSFNINGYTYDDASAPYKIWWHKFDLMPKKYTLTVSAYDEACNKAADATLAFTHWL; the protein is encoded by the coding sequence ATGACCGAAAAAAAATATAGGTTGGTAATAAGCGTGTTTGTAGCGATAGCAATGATAACAACAACAATACCAATGGCAATAACAGTTCCACCACCATCCGATACACAACAGGCAATTAATGAACCAATACCACCGACACCAGGTTATCAAGGACCACATGGACAGATAGTATTTGAAGAAACATTTGATGCAGATCTTGGTGTATTTACCGTAATAGACAACTCTGGAGATGGAACATGGCAGTGGGATGGCACAGGAGCAGCAATGTGGGCGGATGGAGGAGAAACTGATGATGAGGATGACTATTTAAGCACAGATATAGAGTTACCAGATATTGATACAACTTGCAATGCACTTACACTGCAATTTGACTACTGGGGAGAAGGCGGAGTATTTGAAGTACTCGCAGGCATTGATGTTTTGGGAACATTTACCGCAGCAACACGGGCTACTGCAGATATTGATTTAACAAGCTATGAAGGAACAACAATAACCCTTGCTTTCCATGTTTACGCAACTGAAACAAGAACAATATATATTGACAATGTTGTGATTGCACAGAACCCAAGAACTGATATAATAATAAATGGAATCGAAGGAATGGAAGATGGCGGAAGATACAATACATTCCCGAAGTGGATAGATGTTAATGTAACAAATGGAGGAACAGAGCCAATCACAGGAGCGGATTTCCATCTACAAATTTATCAGGAAGTACCATTTGAGCCAATAATATATAATTGCTGGGACATGGAGGAATGTTTCTTGCTTACATGGGATGTATTCAGCTGGGATGGAGATCAGGCAACATGGTATTGGACAGAAAAGAGGAGCCACAGCCCAACCCACAGCTATCACAGCCAGCCAGATTATCTGGCAACATATGAAGCGTACTCATTTGATAGCTTGGTACTGCATGACTATTTCGCAATTCCAACAACAATTGAAGTAGATGGACGTACACAGCCAGTAACAGGAGCATATCTGACATTCTGGCACTGGTGCGAAGGAGAGTTTGATGGAACAAACCCAATTGATTATGGTGTAGTAAGGCTCGAGACCGCAGCCCCACCACCAGCAAGCGCAATTGTTGGCGGACCATATTATGATACAGATGGAGAATGGGTACAGGAAACAATAGATATATCCGCATGGATTGGAGAGAGCTTCAAGATAAACTTCACATGGAGAAGTGACGGATACCTTAACTTTGAGGGATGGTATATAGATGATATATGCATTGAATTGAGAGTTGGAAGCGCTCAACCATTAATATTCCAGGGATATGAATACGTAGATTTTGAAGCGGGAGAAACAAAGACATTCGGTTTCCCAATTCAATGGACAATTCCGCAACCAGGAACATATTATATAGAAGTCTATACTGACTATGAAGATTGCAATCCACTTGGAAATAGAATCAACTGGACAATATGGTTTGGAGATGTATGCGATGGAGAAATAACAAACATAGAGGTTCCACCATTAGTACGAATGCCAAACGACCCATGTGGAGAAGAACTCAACTGGGTTATAGTTCCAATAAATGTAACAGTTCATAACAATGGAACACTTGTCGAAGATATACCAGTTGAAGTAACCGCACGCCACAAGATAACAGAAAAATTGTGGTGGGATGATGTTGAGAGCGGAGACCTTGGATATAGATATGTAACCTGGGGTTCATCAATAAGTATGTGGAATATAGTTGGTGCAGATTTCTACAGCCCGTTCCATTCATGGCACTTTGGAGATTCCCCAACAACATATCCAGCAGGAGTTAATGGTGGATTTGCAGTAGTTCCATATGATACAATAGATTGGATCGACTTGAAGAACTATCCAGATGCAGATATAGTAATAAAGGCAAAGTGGGACTTTGTAGCACCTGATAGGGCGGTTCCAGTTTTAATTAATGGAAATACATGGTACTTCTTCATTGGTAGAAGCATGCACTTAACAGGAAATTCTGGAGGATGGCAGGAAGTAAGATTCAGTGATTTGCTGGAAGGATATGTAACATATTATGGATTGAACAACATCTTTGAATTGCCCGAATTATACGGATTTACAGACTTCAAAGGATTTGCAATAGGTGTATGTGGTCCAGGATTAGCCCCAACAGTTGGAGGAGGAGCGGGATTATACATTGATGATATACTCGTGTATAAGAGCTATGCAGGAGAAGTAGTATGGAGCGATACACTTGTAGCAGAAGATTTAGAGCCATGCCAGAGCAAGGTGTTGTACTTTGAATGGAATACAACAGAATATTGCGATTATATTATAACCGCAACAGTTAAACTTGATTGCGATATGGACCCAACAAATGATGAGATGGGAGCACCAACAAGAATATATAAACAGATATATGAAGGAGATGACTTTGAGAAGTGGGAACAGGAAGACAATACATATGGCCTGCCAGATCACTGGCATATTGTAGAAGAATGCTCAATCTGCCCAGATGATCACATCTGGTGGAATGGAGACGAAGCAACTGGAATATATGTCAATGGAGTTGATGAAATCCTTGTAATAAATAGAACATTTGACTTCACAGGTGTAACAACCGCAACACTCAGCTTTGAAACATATTATTATATTGAAGCTGGATATGATTATGGCTATGTAGAAGTAAGCAATGACTGCGGTATGACATGGTTCAGAATAGAGAGCTATACAGGAAATACAGGAGGAGTATGGGTAACTGAAACATTAACACTTGAGGAAGGAGTAACAATATTGTATAGTGAATATACAGATTTGTACTTCACAATGCCAACTGGTTTCTTCACAGATAAGATGCACTTCCGCTTCAGATTTGTGTCAGATGAATTGACTGCGGAGAAGGGATGGTTCATTGACGATGTTATGGTAGTTGCAGACGGAGATACACTCTTCTTCGATGATATGGAAGATGCGGCATTCAGTGCAGATGCATGGTATCATATGGCCTGGTATGCAGGATGCCACTGGCATGAAGAAGATACATTTGGAGCACCATATCCAAATCCACCTGTAGCCTTCTGGAACGGAGAACCAAGAAATGTAATCGGAGAAGGAACACTATACACATTTGGAAACTATCCACCAGTAGGAAGTGCAATAAGCTTTGGTGCATGGACTTATACTAAAGTATCACCTGGCCTTGGTTCATGGAATTACTGGTATGGAGTCTGGGGAGAAAGAACATACTGGGCACAGGCATCAGCGGGAGAATGGCAGGAGATGTGGCGCAACTATACAGTTGACTTCTCATCTGTTCCAGTAGGAGCAACAATAACGTTCTATCTGGATGCTATTGCATATCCCTCAACAGCCACATATTGGCTTGAGGCAAGAAGTGGAACAACAACAATGTTATATCCAATTCCAGGAGATGATAGTGGCGATCTACAATTATTCACATTTGATTTGTCACCATTTGCGGGAATGTCTAATGTAAGACTTGCATTCCATGTAAATCATACAACAGTAACCGGGCAGGAAGAATTCACACTATGGGATGGATGGATAGTCGGACAAGGACCAATATGGCCATATGGCAGATACTATAACAAGGTTGATGAGAAATTAATACTCTACTTCGACTTGACACATGCATATGAAGCATTCCTCGAATGGGATCAAATGTACAGCTTTGCAGATCCATATCCATATGACTATGGATTAGTTGAGATATGGACAGGAAAGGAGTGGAAGGCATTGTTCATAGTGCAGGGCAGCAGTGGCGGTGGATGGGGACACATGAAACTTGACATAAGCGAGTATGTTGGCGGAGACGAGCTGACAAAGATAAGATTCAGATTTATAAGCGATGAAGCAAACACTGACATTGGATGGCTCATTGACAATGTAACGATACAGGGCAAGATTGATTATAAGAAACCAAAAGCAAGCATATCATTAAGCCCAGCAGCACCAAATGGATGCAATGACTGGTATAAGACAGGAGTAACAGTAACAATAACTGCAACAGACAATGTAAAGGTAGCAAAGATATGGTATCGCATTGATGGCGGAAGCTGGAAAGTATATACCGCACCATTTACAGTTGATGTAGATGGCTCACACACAGTTGACTACTATGCAGAGGATATTGTCGGAAACACATCACCAGTTGGAACAGTAAGCTTCAAGATAGATAAGACAGCTCCAACAGTAACAATAACCGCTCCACAGGCGGGATACATCTACTTAATGGGCAGACAACTCTTCAAGAACCCACTCGGAGGAACAGTAATAATTGGAGGAATCTACTTTGAAGCAACCGCAACCGATGCAATGAGCGGAGTTGACTATGTATCATTCAACATAAATGGCTATACATATGACGATGCAAGCGCTCCATACAAGATATGGTGGCACAAGTTCGACTTAATGCCAAAGAAATACACATTGACAGTTTCAGCGTACGACGAAGCATGCAACAAAGCAGCTGATGCAACACTAGCCTTTACACACTGGCTATAA
- the tadA gene encoding Flp pilus assembly complex ATPase component TadA codes for MKIVPDTSIIIDGRLSEWIKSGKIQKVDIIIPNAVLKELERQANDGLEIGISGLNEIVELQKLSKEGKIYLYFQGSKEGNADEIIREVAETLHATLFTSDKIQAKVAEAKGINVYYLPSLHEEKELKILKYFDEETMSIHLRQDCRPVAKKGKPGNFRIVEVGEILSEKELAEIAHEIIEYAKRNSDSFVEIERKNATIVQIKNMRIAILRQPFVDKFEITATKPIVKLSIDDYSLDEELKERLTDYNRGILISGPPGSGKSTFAQAIAEHLYSLGAIVKTMENPRDLWVRDEIAQYAPLEKSMELTADILLLLRPDFVVFDEVRRSEDFKIYADMRLAGIGLIGVTHSNRAIDAIQRLIGRVELGIIPQVVDTVIHISSGKIKEVLELDFTVKIPHGMEEADLARPVIVVRDFYTKKAIYEIYTYGEQVTVMPVKERREENVENVERVVSKYIDSKFRVEINRKVANVYVNESEIPHIIGKGGKTISEIEREAGIKIRVHPLIEEEIIPDIIKRKKEIVIRVGKAFAGKELKIFIDGNVISARVGNNGEIKFKRNSIEGRKIVEAIASGNKISVKL; via the coding sequence ATGAAAATAGTTCCTGATACAAGCATAATAATAGATGGAAGGCTTAGTGAATGGATTAAAAGCGGAAAGATTCAAAAGGTAGATATAATAATTCCAAATGCGGTTTTAAAAGAGCTTGAGAGGCAGGCAAATGATGGCTTAGAAATAGGAATAAGCGGGCTTAATGAAATTGTTGAATTGCAGAAACTGAGCAAGGAAGGAAAAATATATCTTTATTTCCAGGGGAGTAAGGAAGGGAATGCGGATGAAATTATACGCGAGGTTGCAGAAACATTGCATGCAACTCTATTTACTTCAGATAAGATACAGGCAAAGGTTGCAGAAGCAAAAGGAATAAATGTTTATTATCTGCCATCATTGCATGAAGAAAAGGAGCTTAAAATTCTTAAATATTTTGATGAAGAAACAATGAGCATTCATCTCCGCCAGGATTGCAGACCAGTTGCAAAAAAGGGAAAGCCAGGAAATTTCAGAATAGTTGAAGTAGGTGAAATTTTAAGTGAGAAAGAGCTGGCAGAGATAGCACATGAAATAATTGAATATGCAAAAAGAAATTCAGATAGCTTTGTTGAAATAGAGAGAAAGAATGCAACAATAGTGCAGATAAAAAATATGAGAATTGCAATATTGAGGCAACCATTTGTTGATAAATTTGAAATAACCGCAACAAAGCCAATAGTAAAGTTGAGCATAGATGATTACAGCTTGGATGAGGAGCTTAAAGAAAGGCTAACAGATTATAATCGAGGAATTCTTATCTCTGGCCCTCCTGGCTCGGGAAAATCAACCTTTGCACAGGCAATTGCTGAGCATCTTTACAGCCTGGGAGCAATTGTAAAAACAATGGAAAATCCTCGCGATCTGTGGGTGAGAGATGAAATAGCCCAGTATGCACCTCTTGAAAAAAGCATGGAGCTCACTGCAGACATTTTACTTTTGCTCCGCCCCGATTTTGTTGTTTTTGATGAAGTAAGGAGGAGCGAGGATTTCAAAATTTACGCTGATATGCGCCTTGCTGGAATCGGGCTTATTGGAGTAACTCATTCAAACCGTGCAATAGATGCTATACAACGTCTCATCGGAAGAGTTGAACTCGGGATAATTCCTCAAGTTGTTGATACGGTTATTCATATTTCTTCGGGGAAAATAAAGGAGGTCCTTGAGCTTGATTTTACTGTAAAGATTCCTCATGGAATGGAAGAAGCTGATTTAGCCAGGCCAGTTATAGTTGTCAGGGATTTCTATACCAAGAAAGCAATTTATGAGATATATACATATGGAGAGCAGGTAACTGTAATGCCAGTAAAGGAGAGAAGAGAAGAAAATGTTGAAAATGTTGAAAGGGTTGTATCAAAATATATAGATAGCAAATTCAGGGTGGAGATAAATAGAAAAGTTGCAAATGTTTATGTTAATGAAAGCGAGATACCCCATATTATTGGAAAGGGAGGAAAAACAATATCTGAAATTGAAAGGGAAGCGGGAATAAAGATAAGGGTTCATCCTTTGATTGAAGAGGAAATAATTCCGGATATAATTAAAAGGAAGAAAGAAATTGTTATCAGGGTTGGAAAGGCATTTGCTGGAAAAGAATTAAAAATTTTCATTGATGGAAATGTAATATCTGCAAGGGTTGGAAATAATGGGGAAATAAAATTCAAAAGGAATAGTATTGAAGGAAGGAAAATAGTTGAGGCAATTGCATCAGGAAATAAAATATCTGTGAAATTATGA
- a CDS encoding PKD domain-containing protein — protein sequence MNSYGRLLLALSIGLMVAGFTSIFQGKGNENSIERGLGCILEEITPDNNVNFVNLAPPSWDWRNQGIVTSVKNQGGCGSCVAFACVGVFEAVIKWKTGLTTDLSEAHLFFCAGGRCEVGMAISTAMDYLKNYGVSDENCFPYDGAIYGQNLPCNPCEGWEESAFKIDSWGTVSGRENIKNTIYNYGPVAASFIVYEDFYREYPNPSRWPNDVYYYQYGNSVGAHAVAIVGYDDAQQCWICKNSWGATWGLQGYFKIKYGECGIDDWVYYITYSPTLVASAGGPYKGKPGESIQFYGSAYGGVNPYSWNWSFGDGSYSNEQNPRHVYTKAGNYTVRLTVRDARGQTASSTTNAIINNPPSKPNIKGSNAGRKNIQYTFYFVSTDADGDKIKYKVDWGDGSSSETGFIKSGENAILTHAWKKEGKYNIRAEAEDERGEKSGYSSYYIEIGEKEAPFPPTNPYPEDGATSVPLNVVLSWECYDPDNDTLYYTIYLDGKKVAENITANKYQLHNLEPFKEYTWEVHVIDSDGLTSQSQTWHFRTKDITPPDVSIIEPKENHLCIGNFSIPFFKTFYIGKIKVIVNASDEQSGLQKIEFYVNGKLEATIYEEPYEWVWNEDTLYDLHKLEVVAYDNDGNYAKDSIEAIVLNLFP from the coding sequence ATGAATAGCTATGGGAGGCTTTTACTTGCCCTTTCCATAGGGCTAATGGTAGCGGGTTTTACTTCTATTTTCCAGGGAAAAGGAAATGAAAATTCTATTGAAAGAGGTTTAGGATGTATATTGGAAGAGATAACTCCTGATAATAATGTAAATTTCGTGAATCTTGCTCCTCCTTCCTGGGATTGGAGAAATCAGGGGATAGTTACTTCAGTTAAAAATCAAGGGGGTTGTGGTTCATGCGTCGCTTTTGCTTGTGTAGGAGTTTTTGAAGCGGTTATAAAATGGAAAACTGGTTTGACAACTGATTTAAGTGAAGCACACCTATTTTTCTGTGCGGGAGGGAGGTGTGAGGTAGGAATGGCGATAAGCACCGCAATGGATTATTTAAAGAATTATGGGGTGAGTGATGAAAACTGTTTTCCATATGATGGTGCAATTTACGGGCAAAATTTGCCATGTAATCCATGTGAGGGATGGGAGGAGAGTGCTTTTAAGATAGATTCATGGGGGACAGTAAGCGGGAGAGAGAATATAAAAAACACAATTTATAATTATGGGCCAGTTGCTGCTTCTTTTATTGTTTATGAAGATTTTTATCGCGAGTATCCGAATCCTAGCAGATGGCCAAATGATGTGTATTATTATCAATATGGAAATTCAGTGGGGGCGCATGCGGTTGCAATTGTGGGATATGATGATGCCCAGCAATGCTGGATTTGCAAGAATAGCTGGGGAGCGACATGGGGACTACAGGGATACTTTAAAATAAAATATGGAGAGTGCGGAATAGATGACTGGGTATATTACATAACATATTCTCCTACTCTTGTTGCAAGTGCGGGTGGGCCATATAAAGGGAAACCAGGAGAGAGCATACAATTTTATGGTTCTGCATATGGAGGAGTAAATCCATATAGCTGGAACTGGAGCTTTGGAGATGGAAGTTATAGCAATGAGCAAAATCCAAGGCATGTATATACTAAAGCGGGAAATTATACAGTTAGATTAACTGTAAGAGATGCAAGAGGACAAACCGCTAGTTCAACAACTAACGCAATTATAAATAATCCTCCCTCAAAGCCAAATATAAAAGGGTCAAATGCGGGAAGAAAAAATATTCAATATACTTTCTATTTCGTTTCCACTGATGCAGATGGAGACAAAATAAAATATAAAGTTGATTGGGGGGATGGGAGTTCGTCTGAAACAGGATTTATTAAATCAGGAGAGAATGCAATTTTAACTCATGCATGGAAGAAAGAAGGGAAATATAACATAAGAGCAGAGGCGGAAGATGAAAGAGGAGAGAAGAGTGGATATTCAAGCTATTATATTGAAATAGGGGAGAAGGAAGCACCATTTCCTCCAACGAATCCTTATCCAGAAGATGGAGCAACCTCTGTTCCATTAAATGTTGTTCTTTCCTGGGAGTGCTATGATCCAGATAACGATACTCTATATTATACAATATATTTAGATGGAAAAAAAGTTGCGGAAAATATAACCGCAAATAAATATCAGTTGCATAACCTTGAGCCATTCAAGGAATATACATGGGAAGTGCATGTAATTGACAGCGATGGCTTAACTTCACAAAGCCAAACATGGCATTTCAGAACAAAAGATATAACTCCTCCAGATGTCAGCATAATTGAGCCGAAAGAAAATCATCTTTGCATTGGAAATTTTTCAATACCATTCTTCAAAACATTTTATATTGGAAAAATAAAAGTCATTGTAAATGCAAGTGATGAGCAATCTGGGTTGCAAAAAATAGAATTTTATGTAAATGGAAAGCTTGAAGCGACAATTTATGAAGAGCCATATGAATGGGTATGGAATGAAGATACACTTTATGATTTGCATAAGCTTGAAGTAGTGGCATATGACAATGATGGAAACTATGCAAAAGACAGCATCGAAGCAATTGTTTTAAATCTCTTCCCCTAA